The Erythrobacter sp. SDW2 region AGGTCCGCGCCAGAGAAGCCCGGCGTGCCGCGCGCAATGGTGCGCGGGTTGACGTCGGGTGCCAGCGGGACCTTCTTCATGTGCACGCCAAGGATCTTCTCGCGTCCGTCGATATCGGGCACCGGCACCACCACCTGGCGGTCGAACCGGCCCGGGCGCAGCAGGGCCGGGTCGAGCACATCGGGCCGGTTGGTGGCGGCGATGATGATGATGCCTTCGTTGGCCTCGAAGCCGTCCATCTCGACCAGCAGCTGGTTGAGCGTCTGCTCGCGTTCGTCGTTGGAATTGCCGAGGCCGTGGCCGCGCGAGCGGCCGACCGCGTCGATTTCGTCGATGAAGACGATGCAGGGCGCGTTCTTCTTCGCCTGTTCGAACATGTCGCGCACCCGGCTGGCGCCCACGCCGACGAACATTTCGACGAAATCCGAGCCGGAGATAGTGAAGAACGGGACGCCTGCCTCACCCGCGATGGCGCGGGCGAGCAAGGTCTTTCCGGTGCCGGGCGAGCCGACCAGCAGCGCGCCCTTCGGGATTTGGCCGCCGAGCTTGGAGAAGCGCTGCGGATCGCGCAGGAACTCGACGATTTCCTCCAGTTCCTCGCGCGCTTCGTCGATGCCCGCGACATCGGCAAAGGTGACCTTGCCCTGCTTTTCGGTCAGCAGCTTGGCCTTGGACTTGCCGAAGCCCATCGCTCCGCCGGCTCCACCACCCTTTTGCACCTGGCGCAGGGCAAAGAAAGCGATGCCGAGGATGAGCAGGAACGGCAGCGACTGGATCAGGATGACGAGCAGAATATTCGTCTGTTCGGGCTGCTGCCCGGCGTACTCGACGCCATTATCGTCGAGCAGCTTGGTCAGGCTTTCATCACCCTCTACCCGCACGGCCGTGAACGGCTTGCCGTCGGTGAAAGTGCCGGTGATCTCGTCAGGCGCAATCTGGACCGACTTGACCTCGCCTTCAGCCACCTTGCCCCGGAAATCCGAATAGCTGATCTGGCTGCCAGGGGTCGCGGCCGTTCCGCCGAACATCGACACCACCAGCAGCAGGGCGAGGAAAATCCCGCCCCACATCATCAGGCTCTTGATCCAGGGGTTGGGTCCGCCCTGTCCGGGTTCCTGCGGGCTGTTCTGGTCGCTCATCGTGCAAAGTGTCCTTTCGCAATGTCCAATGTAAGCGCGCGCAGGTGAATGGCAAGCTAACCCATCGTCCGGGGTGCATCGGAAATTCGATCAGACTTATTGCCATCTTTCCGTGCAGCATATGCGGCGCAGAACACCTCGACCGCGCTTTCAATCCGCTGCCGGTCTCGCTCCGGGTCGCCCGGCAGGCCGAACCGGCGGTCGAGATCGCCCATCCCCTTGCACATGGAGGCGAATTGTTCGGCCGCCAGCATGTGGTCGTCGATCTCCACTTCGCCTGCATCCTGCATGGCCCTGAGGAGCATGGCAAATCCCGCCTTCATCCGGTGCGGGCCCGCGGCGAGGAAGGTCTCGCCCACCACCGGCTCGTGCTCGGTCTCGGCGGCGATTCGCCGTTCGAACTGGATCATCTCGGGCCGCGACAAGAATGCGACCATGGTTTCGCCAATCGCCGTCAGGCGTTCGCGCAGGCTGCCGGGCGCGATACCTTCGAGGCTGAAGGCGCCGCGCATCTGGTCGCACTGGCGTTCGACCGACGCCGTGAACAGGCCGCGCTTGTCCTTGAAATGATTGTAGATCGTGACCTTGGAGACCCCGGCGTCCAGCGCGACCTGTTCGATCGAGGTCGCGGCAAACCCGGAATCGAAGAAGCTGCGCACCGCCGCATCGAGAATGGCCTCGCGCTTCGCCTCGTCGACAGGACGGCCGATTCGGGGTTCGGCCATACCGGATTCAGGCGGTGTTGACAAAGTGAACGACTCCGTTCAATTAAACGCGACCGTTCAATAATGGCGGGTGCCACTCGAATCGGCAACCCCCGCCGGCCGCAAAGGTTCCCCCGCCGATGCTCTGGATTGCCATCCGCATGCTGACCGGCGACCGCCAGAAGTTCTACGGGTTGGTGTTCGGGATCGCCTTTTCCACCCTGCTCATCACCCAGCAGCTGACGATCTTCGTCAACCTGATCGAGCGCGGGGCGAGCGGGACCTACAATGTCGGCGAGGCCGAGGTGTGGGTAATGGACCCGGTCAGCCGCACCACTGAAGTCGCCTATCCCATGCCCACCACCGCGCTCGACAAGGTCCGCGGCGTCCCCGGGGTCGACTGGGCCGTGCCGCATCTGCGCGCCGCCGCCTCGGTCCGGACCAAGGACGGCGACCTGGAGGGCGTGGCGATCATCGGGGTCGACGACGCCACGCTGATCGGCCTGCCCAAGCGGATGAAGGAAGGCAGCATCGATGTGCTGTCACAGCCCGACAGCGTGATCATCGACGATGTCGGCACGATCAACATGTTCGGTGCCGATGTCGATCCCGTCGGCGAGCGGCTTGAGCTCAATGACCAGCGGGCGGTGATCCGCGGCATCGCCGATTCGATCCCCAGCTTCACCAGCCAGGTCACGCTCTATACCAAATACAGCCAGGCGCTGCGCTATGTCCCCGGCACGCGTAACCGGCTCAGCTTCGTGCTGGCCGGCGTCTCCGAGGGCCAGACCGCTGCCGAGGTTGCCGACCGGATCGAGCGCGAGACCGGGCTCAAGGCCGAAACCCGCGACGAATTCGCCCGCGCCGGGGTCGATTTCATCATCCAGAACACTGGCATCCCGACCAATTTCGGCATCACCGTGGTGCTTGGTTTCGTCGTCGGCGTGGCCATCGTCGGGCTGACCTTCAGCCTGTTCATCCGCGACAACATCAAGCAGTTCGGGGCGCTCAAAGCGATCGGCGTGACCAATGCCCGCATCCTGCGGATGGTGGCGACCCAGGCCGGACTGGTCGGCTTCATCGGCTATGGCCTGGGCGTGCTGGGCACGGTCGGCTTCATGTGGGCCTTCAGCGGCAATCCTTTCTTCAAGGGCTTTTATATCCCCTGGCAGATCCCGCTGATCAGCCTCGCCGCCGTGGTGGTGATCCTCGCCATCACGGGCACCCTCGCCCTGCGCAGCGTGTTCAAGACCGAACCCGCGTCGGTATTCAGATAATGGCGACCCTCATGGACACCACTGCCATCGGCGGCTGCAATCCCGAAGCGGCGATCTGCACCCGCGGGGTGACGCGCGACTTCAAGGCGGGCCAACAGACCATCACCGTTCTGCACGGGATCGATGCCGATATCCGCGCCGGCGAGATGACCTTCGTCGTCGGCGAGAGCGGATCGGGCAAGACCACGCTGATCTCGATCATGTGCGGGATCCTCTATCCCACGCTGGGCGAGGTGAAGGTGTTCGGGACCGACATCTATTCGCTGACCGATACCGAGCTGGTCAAGTTCCGCCTGCAGAACATCGGCTTCATCTTCCAGCAGTACAACCTCATCCCCTCGATAGACGCCGCCTCCAATGCGGCCGTGCCGCTGATCGCGCAGGGCATGGACCGGCACGAAGCGCGCGAGAAGGCCCGCGTCATGCTCGAGCGGCTGAACATCGGCAACCAAGCCGACAAGCTGCCCAACCAGCTTTCAGGCGGCCAGCAGCAGCGCGTCGCCATCGCCCGCGCGCTGGTCCACGAACCGCGGCTGGTGGTCTGCGACGAGCCGACCGCCGCGCTCGATGCCAGTTCGGGCCGGCGGGTGATGGACCTGCTGCGCGAGGTGGCGGTCGCGCCGGACCGCGCTTGCATCATCGTGACCCACGACAACCGCATCTTCGACCTCGCCGACCGGATCATCCAGCTGGAAGACGGACGCATTACCCACGACGGCACCGAAATGCCGAGCGGCCACTAGGAACCTCTCGAAATGGCTTTCAACCTTCGCAATTTCAGCTTCTCGCGCATGGGCCTGCCGATCCTCGCAGTGATCGGACTGGCCATCGCCGCCTTCTTCATCGCCGGTCGCCTGCCCGACCGTGAGCTTGACGAGCCCGAACGCGAGCCGCCTCGGGCGACCGGGGAGCTGGCCGATGCCAACCGTGTCGCCGGGGCGGGTGTGGTCGAGCCGTCGAGCGAGGTGGTGCAGATCGGCACGGCGCTGTCGGGGCTGGTGATGCAGCTCAATGTCCGTCCGGGGGACTATGTCGAGCAGGGCCAGCCGCTGTTCACGGTCGACACTCGCAGCCTGCGGGCGCAGCTGGCGCAGGCCAATGCTGCCATCGGCGAGGCCCGCGCCGCCATTGCCGAAGCGCAAAGCGCGCTGTCTACCGCCAGCCAGCAGCTCGCGCTTTATCGCAGCGTCGACGATCCCGCCGCCGTCAGCCGCGCCGAAGTGATCCGCGCGGAGGGCGAAGCCAATGCCGCCCGCACAAGGCTGGGGCTGGCCCGCGCCCGGCTCGAAGCCGCCCAGGCCAGCGCTTCGCTCGCCAGCACCGAGATCGGCCGGGCCACCGTACGCGCGCCGATGGCGGGGGAAATCCTGAGCGTGAATATCCGCCCCGGCGAGTATCTCTCGACCATGGGCGGCGGCAGTGCGGCCTTTATCGAGATGGGTCAGACCCGCCCGCTCAACATCCGCATCGATATCGACGAGGACCAGGCCCCGCGCCTTGCCATGGGCGAAGAAGCCATCGTTTCCCCGCGCGGAGCCGCCGACCGGCAGGTGCGGGCGAAATTCGTCCGCGCCGAACCGCTGGTGATCCCCAAGCGCTCGCTCACCAACAGCGCGCAGGAGCGGGTCGATGTCCGCGTGCTGCAGGTGATTTACGAACTGCCCGCGCCGAAGGAAGGCGAAGACCCGCTGTTCCGGGTCGGCCAGCAGGTCGATGCCTTCATTCCGGCGCGCAAAACAGGTGCCAAGCCGGCGGAAGCCAAGTGACCATGCGCTCGCTGCCCCTCTCCCTCTCCCTCCCCCTGGCCGCCGCGCTGGCGCTGGGCGCCTGTGTTGCCGGCCCGCCGCCGGTGATCGACACCGCCCCGCCGGTGCTTCCACTCGAATTCGCCTATGCGCCCGATGCGCCGACCGGTGCATCAGTGGCAAGCTTGCTGCCGACCGGAGACCCTGCCTATCAGGACCTCGCTGCCCTCGCCCTTGCCGATGCGCCAACCTTGGCGCAGGCCGCCGCCCGCATCGAGCAAGTTCGGTCGCAGGCCGCCGGGGCCGGAGCCAATCGCTTGCCCAGCCTGTCGGGCGATGCCTCCGTCACCGGCAGCCGCACCAGCCCCAGCCAGTTCGGGGCCAATCTGCCCGCCGGGATCGCGCTCGATACGGAAAGGGTGAGCTACGGCGCCAATCTGCGCGCCAGCTGGGACCCTGACCTGTTCGGGCGGCTGCGGGCACAGGAACGCGCTGCGCTGGCCCGGATCGACGCCGCCGATGCCGAGGCGGGGGGGGTGCGCAACGCGCTGCTGGCGGAGATCGCCGGGACCGTGATCGACTGGCGCACGCTCGATGCGCGCCAGCAGGCGCTCGAGGCCGACCTTTCGGCCGCCGAAGAACTCGCCCGGCTGGCCGGATCGCGCGAGCGCGCCGGGATCGCTCCGGGCTTCGACCGGGTCCGCGCCGAAAGCGCGGCCGAGGCGAGCCGCAGCCGCATTGCCGCGCTGGCCAGCGAACGCGCCCGGCTGCTCGGGCGGTTGGTGACGCTGACCGGGCAAAGCGGGCAGAAGGTGCGCGAGGCGCTGCTCCAGCCCGCCCCGGCCCCGGCGCAGCCTGCGGCCCCTGCCTCGCTGCCGAGCCAATTGCTCGCCAACCGGCCCGATGTGCTCGCCGCCGAGGCGCAATTGCGCGCCTCCGACGCCGAGCTGGCCGCCAGCGCGGCGCGGCGTTTCCCGCAGCTGACATTGTCGGCAGCGCTCGGCCTGCTGGCGTTCGATCTGGGCGATCTGTTCGACGAGGACGCCGTGGTCGGCTCGGTTGGCGGCAGCCTGCTCGCCCCGCTGTTCGACTTCGGCCGGATCGAGGCCGAGATCGAGGCCTCGGCAGCGGGCAAGAAGCTCGCCTTTGCGGGCTACCGTAATGCCGTGTTTACGGCGCTGGGCGATGCCGAGGCCGGCTACGGCCTGGTCGCCGCCGCCGACAACCAGCTCGCCGCTGCCGAGCGCGAATTCGCCAGCGCCGAACGCGCGGCCAAGCTCGCCGACACCCGCTACCGCGCGGGCCTGTCCGACTTCCTCACTGTGCTCGAAGCGCGCCGCAGCGCCGATGCCAGCGGCGAGCGGGTGGCGATCGCCCGCGGGCAGGCGGAACGGGCGCGCGTGGTGCTTTGGCAGGCGCTCGGCGGCGAGACTCAGCCCACCAGCCGGTCGATCAGCCAGTAACTGCCGGTCACGCCGATGGCATAGCTGGCGGTGCGGATCGTAGGAGCAAGCGCAGCCTCGCGCAGGCGCCTGACCCCTTCCAGCACCAGCAGCACCGCCAGCACCACCGCGAGCTGCCCCGCCTCGACCCCGAGGTTGAACGACACCAGCGCCGCCGGAACCTCGCCTTCGGGCAGGCCGATTGCGCGCAAGGCCCCGGCGAAGCCGAAGCCGTGGATCAGCCCGAACAGGAAAGCCACCACCCAGGGCCAGCGGCGGGTGAAGCTGGACTGATCGCCTCTCGCGGTCTCCATCGCCAGCAACACGATGCTGAGCGCGATCACCGCTTCGACCGGCCTTCCCGGCAGTCCAAGAAGCCCCAGCGAGACCCCCGCCAGCGTCAGCGAATGCGCCACGGTAAAGGCCGTCACCGCCTTGGCCACCGCCCAGCCGCGCCGCACCAGCAGCACCAGCGCGATCACGAACAGCAAATGGTCCCAGCCCTCGAGGATATGCGCGACCCCGAGCACGAAGTAGCTTTGCCAGACCTGCCAGCTCGACGGCTTGGCAGCGATGGTGGCCAAGGGCTCGGTTGCCGTCAGCCGGAAGCTCTGCACCGGGCGGTACAGCGGCGCGACCCGCAGCATGACATCGCCGCCTCCCAGAATGGCTTCCAGTCCGACGCGCCCGCCGTCGACCGCGCCCGCGCATGTCACTTCCGCCGATCCGATCAGCGCGCTCGGCAGGCTGCGTTTGACCGGTTCGCCCGCCAGCGCGCAGCCCGTGGGCAGGACCGGCACCACCAGCGCCGCCGGACCGGGCGCGGCGAGCGGCTGCTTCCAGTTCAGCGTCCAATCGCGCGCGGATTGCTGGGCGAATTCGATATAGCCGGGGCGCAGCTCGTCAGCCGCTGCGGGCGCAGCCATGGCCAGTGCCAGAATGGCAAACAACCGCCGGCTCACTTCTCGATCTTCACCGTATAGGCTTCCCGCAGCAGCCGGTATGCCGCCTCCTCCCGCTCGCGCGCGGTGGCGAGCCGCCAGTCCTCGATCACCCGCTGACGGCTGGCGGCGAGTTCGGGCACCCGTCCCGGCTCCATCTTGCGCAGGCGAACGAAATGCCAGCCGACCCCGGACGCGATCGGCCCCTGCCAGCGCCCATCCGGCGTCATGCTGACCAGCTTACTGGCAAAATCCGCCCCGAATTGCGCCGCAACCTGCGCCTTCTCGCGCGCCTCGACGCTGTCAGGGAGCGAGGCCGGCTCACCCGCGCCTTGCCAGTCTCGCCGCAGTCCGGGCAGCACTGCCCCCGCATCGGGCCGCGCCGCGAAATAGACCTGGTCGAAGCTCAGCCGCAGATCGCTGGCATAGCGCGCCGCATTGGTGCGGTACCATTGCTCCAGCTCGGCCTCGCTCGGCTCCGCCGCTTCGGCGGAGGAGGTCGCGAGAAAATCCATCTTCTTCGCCAGCCGCCGCCGCACCACCGGATCCCCCGCATCGAAGCCGAGCCGCAGCGCCTCGCGATACAGCACCTCTTCGCGCACCCAGCGTTCGGTCAGCGCGGCCAGCTCGGCATCGGTCGGCGGCCGCTGCATGCTCCGCTCGTAATCGAGCGCAATCTGCGCCTGCACTTCGCGGGTCACGTCGATCACGCGGCTGGCGGGATCGGCTTCCTCCCCGCGCCAGGCGAAGAAGGCGAAGATCAGCGCCCCGCCGATCAGGAAATGCACGAGCGGCTCGCGCAGGACGGTGCGCAACCTGTCAGCAAGGACCATCAATTCGCCTTGGGCAACAGCCAGATCGGCGAGGTATAGGCCCGCTCCTGCTCGGTCTTGACGACCTCCGGCCCCAGCTTGACCCCGAAGCGCAGCGCATCGAACAGCACCCAGCGCGGGGTCGGGATCTCCAGCACGCGGACATAGTAGAACGCCCGCTGCCCCGGCTGGTAGTCGGGATCGGTCCACAGCGTGCGCAATTGCGCCGCGCCGATGGTGTTGGTGTAGCTCGCTTTGGCTTCATCGACGGTATTGCCGACCGCCGGCACCTTGCCCCCCGTCAGCGGCCGCTTGGCCGCATCCGACCACACCACGTCGAAGACTTTCTCCTGTGTGTTCCCCGCCGCATCGACCCAGCCCTTGACCACTTGCACCCGGTCGAGATTGGCCCCCTCGGGATCCTTCAGCGCCTCGATCATGAAGCGCGGCGCAGTGCCAGAGTCGTTGAGCACCCCGCCCATCGGCACACCCCCGGCATAGCCGGTCTTGACCCAGTCCTTGCCGAAGCTGCTGTCGTCGAAGCCAAATCCGCCGAACACCCGCACGCTCATCCGCGTGCCGGTGGTGGCATAGACCTCGCGGCGCTTGAACGCGTCGAAGATTTCCGCCCGTGTGTTGGCCCGCGCCCAGGCGGCGGCATAGCCGCTGGCGAGATAGTTCCAGCCGAACCTCCCCTCGCGCGTGCCGAGATTCTGCGGCTCGATCGACCGGCCCTTCTGCGGTTCATTGCCGGTGTGCTTGCCGAAGAAATTGTCCTCGTCCGCCGTCGCCAGCCCGGTGTGCGAATCGGTCGAGCCGATCAGGCCGAAACGGTAGGGATTGACCCCCAGCCGCTGCTCGACCGAGAGCCCGCGCTTGAGCGCTTCGCGGACATAGCTGCCGGCATACATGTCGGGCGTGCTCGCCGCCGTCAGCGGCAGATTGCCGAGATCCCAGCCCCAGTCGCCATAGCCGGCGAATTCGTCATTGGGCGAAAGGAACGAATGCGTCTCGCTGTCGCCCTTGATCTGGGTGATCTCGACCACCGGTTCCCACCGCGCCCGCCTGGTCGCATAGGCTTCCGACATCGGCTGCCCGTCCGGGCCGGTCAGCTCGAACATCAGCCCGTTGGAAAGGTTCGAATTGTGCGGAATGGCCAGCGCCTGCCCGCCGGTGCCTTTCTCGTAAGCCTCGAGATAATCCCACAGCGCATCGACCTCGGTGCCGATCCCGGCGAAGGGCAGGGTGTCGCCGATGGTCGGCGCGCCGTCGCGGAACATCACCACGCGGTGGAGATTGTTGCCGTCGGGCATGAGCGTCCATTCGAACCCGGCAAAGG contains the following coding sequences:
- a CDS encoding peptidyl-prolyl cis-trans isomerase, with amino-acid sequence MVLADRLRTVLREPLVHFLIGGALIFAFFAWRGEEADPASRVIDVTREVQAQIALDYERSMQRPPTDAELAALTERWVREEVLYREALRLGFDAGDPVVRRRLAKKMDFLATSSAEAAEPSEAELEQWYRTNAARYASDLRLSFDQVYFAARPDAGAVLPGLRRDWQGAGEPASLPDSVEAREKAQVAAQFGADFASKLVSMTPDGRWQGPIASGVGWHFVRLRKMEPGRVPELAASRQRVIEDWRLATAREREEAAYRLLREAYTVKIEK
- a CDS encoding efflux RND transporter periplasmic adaptor subunit, with protein sequence MAFNLRNFSFSRMGLPILAVIGLAIAAFFIAGRLPDRELDEPEREPPRATGELADANRVAGAGVVEPSSEVVQIGTALSGLVMQLNVRPGDYVEQGQPLFTVDTRSLRAQLAQANAAIGEARAAIAEAQSALSTASQQLALYRSVDDPAAVSRAEVIRAEGEANAARTRLGLARARLEAAQASASLASTEIGRATVRAPMAGEILSVNIRPGEYLSTMGGGSAAFIEMGQTRPLNIRIDIDEDQAPRLAMGEEAIVSPRGAADRQVRAKFVRAEPLVIPKRSLTNSAQERVDVRVLQVIYELPAPKEGEDPLFRVGQQVDAFIPARKTGAKPAEAK
- a CDS encoding efflux transporter outer membrane subunit encodes the protein MRSLPLSLSLPLAAALALGACVAGPPPVIDTAPPVLPLEFAYAPDAPTGASVASLLPTGDPAYQDLAALALADAPTLAQAAARIEQVRSQAAGAGANRLPSLSGDASVTGSRTSPSQFGANLPAGIALDTERVSYGANLRASWDPDLFGRLRAQERAALARIDAADAEAGGVRNALLAEIAGTVIDWRTLDARQQALEADLSAAEELARLAGSRERAGIAPGFDRVRAESAAEASRSRIAALASERARLLGRLVTLTGQSGQKVREALLQPAPAPAQPAAPASLPSQLLANRPDVLAAEAQLRASDAELAASAARRFPQLTLSAALGLLAFDLGDLFDEDAVVGSVGGSLLAPLFDFGRIEAEIEASAAGKKLAFAGYRNAVFTALGDAEAGYGLVAAADNQLAAAEREFASAERAAKLADTRYRAGLSDFLTVLEARRSADASGERVAIARGQAERARVVLWQALGGETQPTSRSISQ
- the ftsH gene encoding ATP-dependent zinc metalloprotease FtsH, which translates into the protein MSDQNSPQEPGQGGPNPWIKSLMMWGGIFLALLLVVSMFGGTAATPGSQISYSDFRGKVAEGEVKSVQIAPDEITGTFTDGKPFTAVRVEGDESLTKLLDDNGVEYAGQQPEQTNILLVILIQSLPFLLILGIAFFALRQVQKGGGAGGAMGFGKSKAKLLTEKQGKVTFADVAGIDEAREELEEIVEFLRDPQRFSKLGGQIPKGALLVGSPGTGKTLLARAIAGEAGVPFFTISGSDFVEMFVGVGASRVRDMFEQAKKNAPCIVFIDEIDAVGRSRGHGLGNSNDEREQTLNQLLVEMDGFEANEGIIIIAATNRPDVLDPALLRPGRFDRQVVVPVPDIDGREKILGVHMKKVPLAPDVNPRTIARGTPGFSGADLANLVNEAALLAARRNKRLVAMQEFEDAKDKVMMGAERRSMVMTEEEKKMTAYHEAGHALVSINEPASDPIHKATIIPRGRALGMVMRLPERDNYSYHRDKMHANLAVAMGGRVAEEIIFGHDKVSSGASGDIQYATDLARNMVTKWGMSDKLGPLQYEASQEGYLGMGATQRTMAGADTNKLIDAEIKNLVEGGLKRATEVLTSQEDKLHLLAQALLEYETLTGEEINQLLKDGKLDRPDQPRGPTIAAPVAGATVPKAGKKFGGGAAPQGA
- a CDS encoding TetR/AcrR family transcriptional regulator, with translation MAEPRIGRPVDEAKREAILDAAVRSFFDSGFAATSIEQVALDAGVSKVTIYNHFKDKRGLFTASVERQCDQMRGAFSLEGIAPGSLRERLTAIGETMVAFLSRPEMIQFERRIAAETEHEPVVGETFLAAGPHRMKAGFAMLLRAMQDAGEVEIDDHMLAAEQFASMCKGMGDLDRRFGLPGDPERDRQRIESAVEVFCAAYAARKDGNKSDRISDAPRTMG
- a CDS encoding ABC transporter permease — encoded protein: MLWIAIRMLTGDRQKFYGLVFGIAFSTLLITQQLTIFVNLIERGASGTYNVGEAEVWVMDPVSRTTEVAYPMPTTALDKVRGVPGVDWAVPHLRAAASVRTKDGDLEGVAIIGVDDATLIGLPKRMKEGSIDVLSQPDSVIIDDVGTINMFGADVDPVGERLELNDQRAVIRGIADSIPSFTSQVTLYTKYSQALRYVPGTRNRLSFVLAGVSEGQTAAEVADRIERETGLKAETRDEFARAGVDFIIQNTGIPTNFGITVVLGFVVGVAIVGLTFSLFIRDNIKQFGALKAIGVTNARILRMVATQAGLVGFIGYGLGVLGTVGFMWAFSGNPFFKGFYIPWQIPLISLAAVVVILAITGTLALRSVFKTEPASVFR
- a CDS encoding ABC transporter ATP-binding protein encodes the protein MATLMDTTAIGGCNPEAAICTRGVTRDFKAGQQTITVLHGIDADIRAGEMTFVVGESGSGKTTLISIMCGILYPTLGEVKVFGTDIYSLTDTELVKFRLQNIGFIFQQYNLIPSIDAASNAAVPLIAQGMDRHEAREKARVMLERLNIGNQADKLPNQLSGGQQQRVAIARALVHEPRLVVCDEPTAALDASSGRRVMDLLREVAVAPDRACIIVTHDNRIFDLADRIIQLEDGRITHDGTEMPSGH
- a CDS encoding HupE/UreJ family protein, which translates into the protein MSRRLFAILALAMAAPAAADELRPGYIEFAQQSARDWTLNWKQPLAAPGPAALVVPVLPTGCALAGEPVKRSLPSALIGSAEVTCAGAVDGGRVGLEAILGGGDVMLRVAPLYRPVQSFRLTATEPLATIAAKPSSWQVWQSYFVLGVAHILEGWDHLLFVIALVLLVRRGWAVAKAVTAFTVAHSLTLAGVSLGLLGLPGRPVEAVIALSIVLLAMETARGDQSSFTRRWPWVVAFLFGLIHGFGFAGALRAIGLPEGEVPAALVSFNLGVEAGQLAVVLAVLLVLEGVRRLREAALAPTIRTASYAIGVTGSYWLIDRLVG
- a CDS encoding DUF3604 domain-containing protein is translated as MRKRTIAAGVAAVALAGGAAWYVGVFTPRASAEQAGNGEDTVELAEYPDRVYWGDTHLHTDNSIDAFGFGVRIGPEEALRFAKGEKVKATTGLDAQLARPLDFLVIADHSDGLGATKRLMNAPRALVRDPTLRRWQAMLREGGQSSQRAIAELITAAADNTLPEALRDPETQREGTTEIWQENLRLVDLYNQPGTFTAFAGFEWTLMPDGNNLHRVVMFRDGAPTIGDTLPFAGIGTEVDALWDYLEAYEKGTGGQALAIPHNSNLSNGLMFELTGPDGQPMSEAYATRRARWEPVVEITQIKGDSETHSFLSPNDEFAGYGDWGWDLGNLPLTAASTPDMYAGSYVREALKRGLSVEQRLGVNPYRFGLIGSTDSHTGLATADEDNFFGKHTGNEPQKGRSIEPQNLGTREGRFGWNYLASGYAAAWARANTRAEIFDAFKRREVYATTGTRMSVRVFGGFGFDDSSFGKDWVKTGYAGGVPMGGVLNDSGTAPRFMIEALKDPEGANLDRVQVVKGWVDAAGNTQEKVFDVVWSDAAKRPLTGGKVPAVGNTVDEAKASYTNTIGAAQLRTLWTDPDYQPGQRAFYYVRVLEIPTPRWVLFDALRFGVKLGPEVVKTEQERAYTSPIWLLPKAN